A genomic segment from Zygotorulaspora mrakii chromosome 1, complete sequence encodes:
- the TOA1 gene encoding transcription initiation factor IIA large subunit (similar to Saccharomyces cerevisiae TOA1 (YOR194C); ancestral locus Anc_8.603), producing MSNTEASRVYELIVESVVNEVREDFENAGIDEQTLQDLKQVWQTKLSETKVTKFSWDPQENEGQLGTDGMDNDGTNAFNGLNESSNTGSKTNAVPSEYSLNESQGLVLPGFPNEEANKTESSATINETPNGQENKVEEPVANQQQEQAQEARNEGNEEDIRDREDQKVKTEQDRDNNLDDSQQIELTISYGDSEKADALKQESKKAKRSALLDADEVGSELDDSDDDYLISEGEEDGPDENLMLCLYDKVTRAKARWKCSLKDGIVTINRKDFTFQKSQVEAEWV from the coding sequence ATGTCCAATACTGAGGCTAGCCGAGTCTATGAACTAATTGTTGAATCTGTTGTTAATGAAGTGCGggaagattttgaaaacgcGGGCATTGACGAACAGACTCTACAAGATTTAAAACAAGTGTGGCAGACCAAACTTTCAGAAACCAAGGTGACGAAGTTTAGTTGGGATCCTCAGGAAAATGAGGGGCAATTAGGGACCGATGGCATGGACAACGATGGAACCAATGCTTTCAATGGTTTGAATGAAAGTAGTAATACAGGCTCTAAAACTAATGCAGTACCTTCAGAGTATTCGCTCAACGAGTCCCAGGGTCTAGTGCTTCCGGGATTTCCTAACGAAGAAGCTAATAAGACAGAGTCATCAGCTACAATAAACGAGACGCCTAATGGACAAGAGAACAAAGTAGAAGAACCCGTAGCAAATCAACAACAGGAGCAAGCGCAGGAGGCAAGAAATGAAGggaatgaagaagatatcAGGGACAGAGAAGATCAAAAGGTCAAGACAGAGCAAGATAGAGATAACAATTTAGATGATTCACAGCAGATAGAACTAACCATTTCGTATGGGGATAGTGAAAAAGCAGATGCATTAAAACAAGAGTCCAAAAAAGCAAAACGGAGTGCTCTTCTGGATGCCGATGAGGTTGGATCTGAGCTGGATGATTCAGATGATGATTACTTGATTTCGGAAGGTGAAGAGGACGGTCctgatgaaaatttaatGTTGTGTCTGTATGACAAAGTTACAAGAGCGAAGGCAAGATGGAAATGTAGTTTAAAAGATGGCATAGTTACGATCAATCGAAAAGATTTTACCTTTCAGAAATCTCAAGTAGAAGCCGAATGGGTGTGA
- a CDS encoding glyoxylate reductase (similar to Saccharomyces cerevisiae YPL113C; ancestral locus Anc_8.602), which yields MTSNIPMTNTEITKKPRVLIPYLNQWDVADHTQEWQKLSKEVSLIKYKIEDVRVFEQFLQGSEIDCLWVTDDFVEHLGGPAAFWDFYPSSLKAVVVPWVGCDFIDGRRLRKEKNIILCNIGPNASNCVADMAMFLVISCFRLTSFWEHCFRFFTNGSVPDTRRYIGGEGKTTFGIKALPSDGSISSALHSSYELPKAAHPDEIATLNLSKNFSIGGKSVDSPADKNALILGFGSIGRTIGKRLSAGLGMNIHYFKRSGPIPECNLGYNAKFWHDINAPETWAIADIIIISLPKDPSTDNIINEKTLKMCKDGVRIVNVGRGSCIDEDALIKALDSGKVTSCGLDVFKNESTAIRQDLLSRWDVTLLPHIGSTVSDMMISQTLITLENIKSILLNGKEGVYPIN from the coding sequence ATGACAAGTAACATTCCAATGACGAACACGGAAATCACAAAAAAACCAAGAGTATTAATACCCTACCTAAATCAATGGGATGTTGCTGACCATACTCAAGAATGGCAGAAGCTTTCAAAGGAGGTTTCTTTAATCAAAtacaaaattgaagatgtaAGAGTTTTTGAGCAGTTTTTGCAGGGTTCAGAAATTGACTGTCTTTGGGTAACAGATGATTTCGTTGAACATCTGGGCGGTCCCGCTGCATTCTGGGATTTTTACCCCAGCTCTTTGAAAGCCGTGGTTGTGCCCTGGGTTGGTTGCGATTTTATCGATGGAAGGCGGCtaaggaaagaaaagaatatcattCTCTGTAATATTGGTCCTAATGCATCAAATTGTGTCGCAGATATGGCCATGTTTTTAGTTATAAGCTGCTTCAGACTAACATCTTTTTGGGAGCATTGCTTTAGATTCTTCACAAATGGTAGTGTTCCTGACACAAGACGTTATATCGGCGGTGAAGGAAAAACAACGTTCGGGATAAAAGCACTACCCTCTGATGGTTCGATATCAAGTGCGTTACATTCCAGTTACGAACTTCCTAAAGCAGCACATCCCGATGAGATCGCGACCCTAAATCTAAGCAAGAACTTTTCAATCGGCGGTAAGTCCGTCGATTCTCCAGCTGATAAGAATGCCTTAATTCTTGGTTTCGGTTCAATCGGTCGAACTATAGGCAAAAGATTGAGTGCGGGACTGGGAATGAACATAcattatttcaaaagatcagGGCCAATCCCAGAATGCAATCTAGGATACAATGCTAAATTCTGGCACGATATAAATGCACCAGAAACCTGGGCGATCGCCGATATTATTATCATATCACTACCAAAAGATCCATCAACTGATAACATAATTAACgaaaaaactttgaaaatgtGTAAAGATGGCGTTAGAATTGTTAATGTTGGCAGAGGTTCATgtattgatgaagatgcaTTGATTAAAGCACTCGATTCTGGAAAAGTAACAAGCTGCGGTTTAGACgttttcaagaatgaaAGTACTGCTATTCGACAGGACTTGCTAAGTAGATGGGATGTCACTTTACTACCACACATAGGAAGTACCGTTTCCGACATGATGATTTCGCAAACCCTGATAACGTtagaaaatataaaaagtATACTTctaaatggaaaagaaggtGTTTACCCCATAAACTAA
- the CAR1 gene encoding arginase (similar to Saccharomyces cerevisiae CAR1 (YPL111W); ancestral locus Anc_8.600), whose translation MTCDPVFDYLPEKKLSLVLAPFSGGQPRGGVENGPQFLLKHGLENDLQELGWKTKVERPLDEEDISKRMKESTVTDSFGIIKRPNLVGEVAEKIYKKVSQCLGETSFPVTLGGDHSIAMGTVSAVVDKYPDVGVLWIDAHADINTVKSTESGNLHGCPVSFLMGLNEESEMPESLKWIPGNLRPEKIVYIGLRDVDSGEKKILRDLGIKAFSMYHVDRYGINSVIDMALKAIDPEGNCPIMCSYDVDALDPLYVPATGTPVRGGLTLREGLFIVERLAETGKLVALDVVECNPDLGLSDGHIVDTVSAGCAIARCALGETLL comes from the coding sequence ATGACTTGCGATCCCGTATTCGACTATTTGCCAGAAAAGAAGCTGTCGCTAGTGCTAGCACCATTCTCTGGTGGCCAACCAAGAGGCGGAGTCGAGAACGGCCCACAATTCTTGCTCAAACATGGGCTGGAAAATGATTTGCAGGAACTAGGCTGGAAGACAAAAGTCGAGAGGCCTTtggatgaagaagacatTTCCAAGCGGATGAAGGAGTCCACGGTGACGGACTCGTTTGGAATTATCAAGAGACCAAATTTGGTGGGGGAAGttgctgaaaaaatctACAAAAAAGTGTCTCAGTGTCTTGGCGAAACCAGTTTTCCAGTTACTTTGGGAGGCGACCACTCAATCGCGATGGGTACAGTGTCTGCGGTGGTGGACAAGTACCCGGATGTCGGTGTGTTATGGATCGATGCGCACGCAGACATCAACACTGTGAAGTCGACTGAATCCGGTAATTTGCATGGATGCCCAGTTTCTTTCCTGATGGGTCTGAACGAAGAATCCGAGATGCCAGAGTCTCTAAAATGGATTCCTGGTAATCTAAGACCGGAAAAAATCGTGTACATTGGTTTAAGAGATGTCGATTCCggtgagaaaaaaatactaaGAGATCTAGGTATCAAGGCCTTCTCTATGTATCATGTTGACCGTTACGGAATTAACAGCGTCATTGACATGGCCTTGAAGGCTATAGACCCGGAAGGCAATTGCCCCATCATGTGTTCTTATGATGTCGATGCTTTGGATCCATTGTATGTCCCAGCTACTGGTACTCCAGTAAGGGGTGGTTTGACTTTGAGAGAAGGTTTGTTCATAGTCGAAAGATTGGCAGAAACCGGTAAGCTAGTAGCATTAGATGTCGTTGAATGTAATCCAGATTTGGGTTTATCTGACGGTCACATCGTAGATACGGTGTCTGCAGGTTGTGCTATTGCCAGATGTGCTCTTGGTGAGACTTTACTGTAG
- the PIB1 gene encoding phosphatidylinositol-3-phosphate-binding ubiquitin-protein ligase (similar to Saccharomyces cerevisiae PIB1 (YDR313C); ancestral locus Anc_5.339), protein MTSGTDYVNSFAQWQPDDEMHHCLNCQAPFSFLVRKHHCRCCGGIFCASCADKFARYDKTRVKVVKRSEDEEEFPPFRTCQSCYDNLLHLKLLLTAWGRRMEPQVRVGRSDDSRPESSSRCDSLVTVLGMNEVSKDNNETEHTHEISGSDRGSVRRGRNEDERCCPICNVDLTKFEAEEDAQTHVQDCINRAVSIQQHKYGDDDETLSPSFQNRMLVYKIAEGDGDNHYQECPICFEEMLPGEKVGRLECLCVFHYKCIKGWFNKKLQKMKTKDVKYVGKNFCPLHDAVF, encoded by the coding sequence ATGACGAGTGGCACAGATTATGTGAACAGTTTTGCCCAATGGCAACCTGATGACGAAATGCACCACTGTCTTAATTGTCAGGCGCCTTTTTCCTTCCTCGTCAGAAAACATCACTGTCGATGCTGTGGTGGTATCTTTTGTGCCTCGTGTGCTGATAAGTTTGCGAGGTACGATAAAACAAGAGTTAAAGTAGTCAAAAGGAGTGAGGACGAAGAGGAATTCCCCCCCTTTAGAACATGTCAGTCATGCTACGATAACTTGTTGCATTTAAAACTGCTACTGACAGCATGGGGGAGACGTATGGAACCACAAGTAAGAGTCGGTCGTTCCGACGACAGTCGACCAGAAAGCAGTTCAAGATGTGATTCACTGGTTACAGTCCTTGGGATGAATGAAGTATCCAAAGATAATAATGAAACTGAGCACACACATGAAATAAGTGGGAGTGATAGAGGAAGTGTACGGCGTGGCCgaaatgaagatgagagGTGTTGTCCCATCTGTAATGTTGATCTAACCAAATTTGaagctgaagaagatgCACAAACGCACGTACAAGATTGCATTAATAGAGCAGTATCGATACAGCAACATAAATATggtgacgatgatgaaacgCTAAGTCCAAGTTTCCAGAATAGAATGCTTGTTTATAAGATTGCAGAAGGTGATGGGGATAATCACTACCAAGAATGCCCAATATGTTTCGAAGAAATGCTTCCAGGTGAAAAAGTTGGGAGGTTGGAATGCTTGTGTGTATTCCATTACAAATGTATAAAAGGATGGTTCAAtaaaaaacttcaaaaaatgaagacaAAAGACGTAAAGTATGTGggcaaaaatttttgtccCTTACATGATGCTGTATTTTGA
- a CDS encoding uncharacterized protein (similar to Saccharomyces cerevisiae SSF2 (YDR312W) and SSF1 (YHR066W); ancestral locus Anc_5.338) gives MAKRRVKKRTHVQATVEEEKSIPKSMVIRVGQTSLSNHSLNQLVKDFRQIMQPHTAVRLKERKSNKLKDFVVMCGPLGVSHLFIFTQSEKTGNVALKIARTPHGPTITFQVADYSLDKDVKKYLKRPKSLGKEDVMSPPLLVLNGFNTMGSKSQDDQNIGEEANVEKVVVSMFQNVFPPLNPARTQLNSIKRVFMINKDAETGEITMRHYFIDIREVEISKNLKKLYKAKQNLSKPVPNLHRKEDISSLVLDHDIGAYTSESEIDDEAVVQILDRKDVKTTSKKSQRPSTPDGDKEGNIALDESQDNQTMPRKKAIKLTELGPRLKLKLVKIEEGICSGRVLHHEYVKKTSAEIKALEKRHAEKMRVKEQRRKEQEENISRKKATKEAKKQRKLERRKQRQLEDGNTNENAAQSDNSAASDESASEDEDQHYSDIPEDLDSDLYSDID, from the coding sequence ATGGCCAAAAGAAGAGTAAAGAAGAGAACGCATGTACAAGCTACTGTTGAGGAAGAGAAGAGTATTCCTAAGTCCATGGTGATAAGAGTCGGACAAACGTCGCTATCAAACCATTCACTTAACCAGTTGGTGAAAGACTTCCGTCAAATCATGCAGCCGCATACTGCTGTGAGACTAAAGGAAAGGAAATCCAACaagttgaaagattttgtAGTGATGTGTGGTCCTTTAGGTGTATCACATCTGTTTATTTTTACACAGTCTGAAAAGACTGGCAATGTCGCTTTGAAAATTGCCAGAACCCCACATGGCCCTACTATTACTTTTCAGGTTGCTGATTACTCACTGGACAAAGATgtgaagaaatatttgaagagaCCAAAATCATTGGGTAAAGAAGATGTCATGAGTCCACCTCTGCTTGTATTAAATGGATTCAATACTATGGGCAGCAAATCTCAAGatgatcaaaatattgGTGAGGAAGCAAATGTTGAGAAGGTTGTCGTTTCGatgtttcaaaatgttttcCCCCCTTTGAATCCAGCAAGAACTCAGCTAAATTCTATCAAAAGAGTCTTTATGATCAACAAAGATGCGGAAACCGGTGAAATAACAATGCGTCATTATTTCATAGATATCAGAGAAGttgagatttcaaaaaacttgaagaaaCTTTACAAAGCAAAGCAAAATTTAAGTAAACCGGTACCGAATTTACACAGAAAGGAGGATATCTCTTCTTTGGTTTTAGATCATGATATTGGAGCATATACTTCAGAATCAGagattgatgatgaagctgTCGTACAAATTCTTGACAGAAAAGATGTCAAAACaacttccaaaaaatcaCAAAGACCATCGACTCCAGACGGTGATAAAGAAGGTAACATTGCATTAGATGAGTCACAAGATAATCAAACAATGCCTCGTAAGAAGGCCATCAAACTAACAGAGTTGGGCCCAAGACTGAAATTAAAATTAgtaaaaattgaagaaggaaTTTGCTCCGGAAGAGTCTTGCATCACGAATACGTCAAGAAAACAAGTGCAGAGATCAAAGCACTAGAAAAGAGACATGCAGAAAAGATGAGGGTGAAGGAGCAAAGAAGGAAAGAGCAGGAAGAGAATATTAGCAGGAAAAAAGCCACTAAAGAAGCAAAGAAACAACGCAaacttgaaagaagaaagcaaaGGCAACTGGAAGATGGTAATACGAACGAGAATGCTGCGCAATCAGATAACTCTGCTGCTAGCGATGAAAGCGCAAGCGAGGACGAAGATCAACACTACTCTGATATTCCAGAAGATTTAGATAGTGACCTGTACAGTGACATTGACTAA
- the RRP3 gene encoding RNA-dependent ATPase RRP3 (similar to Saccharomyces cerevisiae RRP3 (YHR065C); ancestral locus Anc_5.337), giving the protein MSAKTGNKTKGITKKASSTDASKELTSLAAKIKAKALENQRKMKEVDSSSEEGDEKRKPVTEKKSGKNARPLDLDSQVDEETTEEVLESFDDLDLVPEITQACKNLNFTKMTPIQAKSIPPALAGSDIIGLAQTGSGKTAAFAIPILNSLWHDQQPYYACILAPTRELAQQIKETFDSLGSLMGLRTTCIVGGMNMMDQARDLMRKPHVIIATPGRLMDHLENTKGFSLRKLKFLVMDEADRLLDMEFGPVLDRILKIIPTQGRTTYLFSATMTSKIDKLQRASLTNPVKCAVSNKYQTVDTLVQSLMVVPSGLKNAFLIYLLNEYYGKSTIIFTRTKANAERISALCNLLEFNATALHGDLNQNQRTGALDLFKAGKKSILVATDVAARGLDIPSVDIVVNYDIPVDSKSYIHRVGRTARAGRSGKSVSLVSQYDLELILRIEEVLGKKLPKEDADKNSIMALRDTVDKANGEVIMELNRRNKEKIAKGKGRRGRMAAKMDMDREER; this is encoded by the coding sequence ATGAGTGCTAAAACTGGTAACAAAACTAAAGGTATCACAAAGAAGGCGAGCTCAACTGATGCCAGTAAAGAGCTGACATCTTTAGCGGCCAAGATCAAAGCGAAAGCATTAGAGAATcagaggaagatgaaggAGGTCGACAGCTCAAGCGAAGAAGGTGATGAGAAGAGGAAGCCTGTGACAGAAAAGAAGTCGGGCAAAAATGCTAGGCCCTTAGACCTAGACTCACAGGTAGACGAAGAAACAACCGAGGAAGTTTTGGAATCGTTTGACGATTTGGATCTGGTTCCCGAAATAACTCAGGCCTGTAAAAACTTAAACTTCACTAAAATGACACCTATTCAAGCAAAGTCAATTCCTCCAGCTTTAGCAGGGAGTGATATAATTGGACTGGCCCAGACTGGTTCTGGTAAGACAGCAGCATTTGCCATTCCAATTCTAAATAGTCTATGGCACGACCAGCAGCCCTACTATGCCTGTATATTGGCACCTACTAGAGAACTTGCTCAACAGATTAAGGAAACGTTTGATTCTTTAGGTTCGTTAATGGGTTTACGTACGACGTGTATTGTCGGTGGTATGAATATGATGGATCAAGCAAGAGACCTGATGCGTAAACCGCATGTTATTATTGCGACTCCTGGAAGATTAATGGatcatctggaaaatacaAAGGGTTTCTCATTAAGAAAATTAAAATTTCTAGTTATGGATGAAGCCGATAGATTGCTCGACATGGAATTTGGACCAGTTCTCGACAgaattttaaaaataatCCCTACTCAAGGAAGAACAACTTACCTTTTCTCAGCTACAATGACCTCgaaaattgataaattacAGAGAGCCAGTTTAACGAACCCAGTGAAATGTGCAGTCTCAAATAAATACCAAACAGTTGACACATTGGTTCAATCTTTGATGGTGGTTCCAAGCGGTCTTAAGAATGCTTTTCTGATATACTTATTAAATGAATATTATGGTAAGAGTACCATTATTTTCACAAGAACCAAGGCAAATGCGGAGAGAATATCTGCCTTATGTAATCTGCTAGAATTCAATGCGACTGCACTACATGGTGACTTGAaccaaaatcaaagaactgGTGCTTTGGATTTGTTCAAAGCAGGTAAGAAATCAATCCTGGTGGCAACAGATGTCGCTGCAAGAGGTCTTGATATTCCATCAGTTGACATTGTGGTAAATTACGATATTCCCGTGGATTCAAAATCGTATATTCACCGTGTTGGTAGAACGGCCAGAGCTGGTAGATCCGGTAAATCAGTCTCATTAGTCTCACAGTATGACTTGGAGCTGATACtaagaattgaagaagttttaGGCAAAAAACTGCCAAAAGAAGATGCAGATAAGAATTCCATAATGGCGCTGAGGGACACCGTCGACAAAGCTAATGGTGAAGTAATCATGGAGCTGAATAGaagaaataaagaaaaaatcgCCAAAGGTAAAGGAAGAAGGGGTAGAATGGCAGCAAAAATGGATATGGATAGAGAGGAGCGCTAA
- the TFB1 gene encoding TFIIH/NER complex subunit TFB1 (similar to Saccharomyces cerevisiae TFB1 (YDR311W); ancestral locus Anc_5.336) has protein sequence MSHSGAATFKKVSGIITIEEEISPAKLSWRATDGSKSQVITLNTIDRLQATHATSDKMKLRLIGKVDESKKVKDNEGNEKPADPITFTFIFNNRTVMDNIKVTLQHIISRYKDDEVYEEKRRKEGDRDVGHTQIPTQLINTNTLDDSLSKIKLLSNLKLQQSLLKESKELMATFKETVINAGLPADEFWSTRIPTLRAYALSISQKVGPYNVLSTIKPVASSDNKVNVNISREKILSIFQNYPIVKKAYTDNVPKNFKEPEFWARFFSSKLFRKLRGERIMQNDRGDVIIDRYLTLDQEYDRKDDIALLHPVKKLIDLEGNTQDDPVLKGNKPDFTMQPGVDFNGNSDGTIGILRGMNRLSEKMIMSLENEYSRSQLQQEDNDLEERDELQFSDLKEAFHEDYAVFNLKNKSAEGSSEAKDFIKKTKSKEQSIDKARVTQQISLVLDSLSNKLDLSQVAQSNKNNNDINQRVIAAVKINAKQAKHNNVDSILGSFVGVNAGESEAESKLPPDLLESCRMLHSTCCEFLKHFYLHFHSTESKKQVMAKKLQKNLKECSEKITELLDDVQKGDGEIMAGLCKTYLHPVMDSITLAIHKFNESRKKE, from the coding sequence ATGTCCCACTCTGGTGCAGCTACATTCAAGAAGGTGTCTGGTATCATtacaattgaagaagaaatatcGCCTGCGAAACTGTCATGGAGAGCTACCGATGGGTCAAAAAGTCAGGTCATAACACTGAACACAATCGATAGACTTCAAGCTACGCATGCAACGAGTGATAAAATGAAGCTTCGTTTGATAGGAAAAGTCgatgaatcaaaaaaagtcaaagaTAATGAAGGCAATGAGAAACCTGCAGATCCTATTACATTTACATTTATATTCAACAACAGGACAGTCATGGATAACATTAAGGTCACTTTGCAGCATATCATCTCTCGGTATAAGGATGATGAAGTatatgaagaaaagagaaggaAGGAGGGTGATAGGGATGTTGGACACACGCAGATCCCTACACAGCTAATCAACACAAACACATTAGATGATTCAttgtcaaaaataaaactgctgtcaaatttgaaattacaGCAGTCGTTGTTGAAGGAAAGCAAAGAGCTGATGGcaactttcaaagagaCCGTTATAAATGCTGGTCTGCCGGCAGATGAATTCTGGTCAACAAGAATTCCTACATTGAGGGCATATGCCTTATCGATATCACAAAAAGTGGGTCCGTATAATGTTCTTTCTACGATCAAGCCTGTAGCGTCCTCGGATAATAAAGTGAATGTGAACATTTccagagaaaaaatattgagcatttttcaaaactatCCCATTGTCAAGAAGGCATATACCGATAATGTTCctaaaaatttcaaagaaccAGAGTTTTGGGCTAGATTCTTCTCATCGAAGCTGTTCCGTAAACTTAGAGGAGAACGTATAATGCAAAACGACAGAGGTGATGTCATTATAGATAGGTATTTGACATTAGATCAAGAATATGATAGGAAAGATGATATTGCTCTTTTACATCCAGTTAAAAAGCTTATTGATTTGGAAGGTAACACACAGGATGATCCAGTTCTCAAAGGAAACAAGCCAGATTTTACAATGCAACCTGGTGTTGATTTCAATGGCAATAGTGATGGAACGATAGGTATACTAAGAGGAATGAACAGACTGagtgaaaaaatgattatGTCACTTGAAAATGAGTATTCACGATCGCAACTGCAGCAGGAAGATAATGATCTTGAAGAGAGAGACGAATTGCAGTTTTCAGATCTCAAAGAGGCTTTTCATGAGGATTATGCggttttcaatttgaagaataaaTCTGCAGAAGGTTCGTCTGAAGCAAAGgactttatcaaaaagacTAAGAGCAAGGAGCAATCAATTGATAAGGCAAGAGTTACACAACAAATTTCACTTGTACTGGACAGTTTATCAAATAAATTAGATCTGTCACAGGTTGCTCAATCtaacaaaaataataatgatatcAATCAGCGCGTGATAGCAGCTGTGAAAATCAACGCCAAACAAGCCAAGCACAATAATGTCGATTCGATCCTTGGCTCTTTCGTAGGTGTTAACGCAGGCGAATCCGAGGCGGAATCTAAGTTACCACCGGATCTACTCGAAAGTTGTCGAATGTTACATAGTACCTGCTGtgaattcttgaaacatttttatcttcatttCCATAGCACtgaatcaaaaaagcagGTAATggcaaagaaattgcaaaaaaaccTAAAAGAATgttctgaaaaaatcacCGAATTGTTGGATGATGTTCAAAAAGGTGACGGTGAAATAATGGCAGGCTTATGCAAGACATATTTACATCCTGTCATGGATTCCATCACACTTGCCATCCATAAATTCAATGagagcagaaaaaaagaatga